CTCCAAACGCCTGCATGATACTTTGGAAAATGAGTACACACTCGTACACATTATTTGCTATGAGTAAAACGAAGaaaactgtgtgtatatatatatatgcatgtatgcatataatctacacatatacatataccaatacaTATGCGCAAATGCATATCCTGTATCTACCATCATTAGcctgttcattttttatttatcttaatacAAGTTCGCTCACAAAGGCAACAGTACCAGTGATTCAAAATAAGTGATATaaagtttctctctcatttcgctCCTCGCCCGCGCTCGCCCGAAGGCCAGGATTTCCCTCAGGTTTGGTGTTTAAGCGACCTCCCCGTCTGCGAGGGTCCCGCTCTTCGGTCTTGTCCTCAGTGCGCAGCGGGACGTGGCCTGCTGAGGACACGCAAGTCCCGCGCGAGAGATATTTGAAAGTGGAGGTGTTTGgactattttttttactgttctctttttatgtcttttctgAAAGAAGTTTTTTAATATCGAGATTGTTGGGAAAGCTTATTGTTTTAGCTTTTGGTGTCTGTTCGTTGGATTACACTTTTTTCTAAGTGTAAGAATTTTTTGTCAGTTATATGGtcttgatgatgataaataatggaaaaaaaaattccctcTTTCTGTTATAACAAGACATTTTGGATTCATGGGAAGGGACTCCAAGTCGGAGAACATCACCTctcaggaagtaaaaaaaaaagaagaattttttttttttaaatcctctcttgtttttctctcccgCTCACGGCATATTATCCGGAACCTCTCCTGCGAAattgaaaagaggaataaaataatcgtagaaagagatgcagaaaggaaaaaaagaaagataataaataaatacatagaattATCGAAATGGAATCGAAGAGGATTTATCAGGTCATGAACCCTCTGTTCCTAGTGAGAGGATCCGATTCTCTGTCCTTCGAAAATCTTTGgatctaaacaaacaaaagaaagaaataaaaggatgtaatcttttctttctcttcttatctgttcttatttttattatttgtttcccTTATTCTCTTAATCGCTAGCTTTATCGACCTGACCAAGCAGAGATgaacggggagagaggaagggagaagtagaaaaggggaaatgagggtaaagaagaggaagaagacaaggatgtggaagaggaggaagagaagaagagaaacgagggaaagaagaaagaagaaggcttTCGAAcatgaaagcgaaagaggaaaatggaggaatgaagaaaggaagcaagaaaggaatagataaaggagaagaagaagaagaagaggaaaaaagaagacgaagaaggagaagaataagaagaggaggaggaagaagaacatggagaagaagaagaagaagaagaagacagagaaggagaagaagcagaagaggaagaaagaaagatacgaaaaagaggaagatgacccTAAGACGTAAAGAATTCATGGCAAGTCGGTCCAGAGTGCGGTGAGTAGGCCAAGGAAATCGGCCGCTTATCGCCGGTACGAGAGGAAATACACCACCACGAGCTTTTGggattttcattctctttatttccgtTTATTTTTCCAGCTTTTCATCATACTCACAAAAAATGGTTGATATCATGGATTATATGCTGCATATACATATgtcgtatacatattcataattgtgCACatatgcgtattatatatatatatatatatatatatatatatatatatatatatatatatatatatatatatatatatatatatatatatatatatattcacatcattATGTTGGAAAATGAAAGATCATGACAAACAATGAATACAGTACAGTACATAACATGACAGAGAGTTTACAGGGTGTGTACGACATAGCTAGACCCAATCGCGGCTGAGATAACATTGATGGCCGTTGAAAGTTTCTATTATATATGTagggaaggtttttttttatgtagagggacttctcatatatttttttgttttttcttttcttttagtgtgtgtgtgtggagggtttgggggtttgggggggtggggggtgtcttaATTACTGGGGGAGGTTGATGAGAGGCGTCGCTACTTCGCCTCCGGAGAGGTTgctgaggttgttgttgttgttgttgctgctgctgccttcGGGGACTGCAGATCGCTTGAAGAGATACCGCTTTTCGTATCCGGAGTTGGCCATCATTCTGTTGTTGCCTCCTTCTGCTGTGCGCTCCAGCAGCtgcaagaaaaacaaaggaagttCGGTTAGGTCTCCTTAaggttttgttatcattgttattattattattattattattgttattattattattattagtagtaatattatcattttcattattattgctgtttttatcgttgttgttgttgttatcattattatcattatcattgttattatcttgctaaagtgtttttctattctttttttatatttttactttagcgttttggcttctttttttcttttcactaatACGCATATTTTCTCCCTTGTGTTGTAAAAGACTGAAATATAGAATGTGTATTTCTATCTGTGTCGGAAGAAACAGATAGTgtctatgtatacgtgtatgtttatCATGTACACAAATGTACAATGCTGCACATCACTATCGCTGAATTTAAGTACATCAGTGTCTGTGCATTGTAACTTGGGGAGATTTAGTGTTCATTTCAGTCTGGTTAGTTTATCAAGGTTGGGATTTCTTTCCCAAAATTCATTAAATATTCTATACTGGTATTTGCTGAAGCTGAAaccaataatattttaatgcAACATTTTATAAAGGATTCAGTAGtatatgatcatcatctttatcataatcatcattatcatcatcattatcatttttatcatcatcatcatcatcatcattatcatcattatcattattataatcattatcgttattctcctcctgttcctcctcctcatcatcatcagcattatcatactcctcctcattttcatgatcatcatgattatcgtcatccTCACCATTAGACTAAATACCCGTGAATGAAGCAGCATAAAAATAGAAGCTTAGAATCAAAATCAGGACGAAAACAAGAAGCACTGAACAAAAATCTCGTCCTTGAGCTACGTGTCAGCTGGCGAAAGCACAGTCAAAATTTAAGTCGAAAGAGTTGCTGCTTCTCTTCAGAAACacgatctccttctcctcttatttctGATGCAAGGAATCTCCGCTGTGTTGAGTGCGTCTTCGAGATGTATTTTAGGAGTCAGGTGTTCaactattccccttctcctcctccttctttcctctcattctctctctatttttttttctttttcctcttttttcttatcctcgctcacccctttcttctcattttcgttctcctctttcctcttatccttcctctcctctttttctctcgtcttcctttaCCCCTTTagtgt
The DNA window shown above is from Penaeus vannamei isolate JL-2024 chromosome 12, ASM4276789v1, whole genome shotgun sequence and carries:
- the Proc gene encoding uncharacterized protein Proc, yielding MCRSSVFIVLGLVVMVAAVSQARYLPTRADDSRLDEIRELIRELLERTAEGGNNRMMANSGYEKRYLFKRSAVPEGSSSNNNNNNLSNLSGGEVATPLINLPQ